Part of the Pseudomonadota bacterium genome, AGACTATGGGAGACTATGGGTGTCCTTAATATCCTGCCGCCATGGTAGGGACTGACTTCCTCACATCGTTAGCCGCCTACCTGGGTGTCCAAATAAACTCTGGTAGCTACTTAGCGACAGGAATGAACAATCCGAGACCGAAATGACATTGATCCCCAACCGCAAACGGTCGCGGCGAGCGAGGAGCTTTGAAGCGGATCAGCAGCATTCGCCCGTATCCCTTAACCTGTGAGTTCCGTCGGCGCTGGCAAAAGCTCATTGCACGGATGAACCGGTTCCCCCCGTCGACGTGGAGACCTATCGACGACCCGAAGGAGAAGCCGGAGTCCGGATCTTTCAAGCAGGCGCCCTGAAATCTCTCGGAAGCAATCGATGTCGGTCGAGGCAACGCCGGGCAGAGCGACGGAGGATCGCCTATTGGGAAATACTGACGGGGAGGTGCTGGCTCCTGCAGTGCGCCCGCGGCGAGGGCTCCCTGCAAAGCTACCAGTTGGTCCCGGGCGTAGTCGAATACCAGCTCCGAGATATCGGCGATCTCATCGGCAATGCCCTGTGCGAGCAGGCCCTCGCGAATCACCTTTGTGATGGGCCGCGTGCGCCCGCTGCTCGCCTTGCCATGGGATAAATGGAGAGGGCAAAAATACGGTGTCGTCGATACGAACGTTGTGGCGCCATTTCCATTCCAAGGCGCGTATACAGATGCTCGCCCGACGTAAGTCGGCGATACGAGCAAGTCCGGCCTGCCGCCACGTTGGCGAAGCCTTGTGAGCCTCCGCAGGGCGTCCACTTCATGCTGCTCGAACGCACCAGGCGCCCACACCATGACATGGTCGATGAAGCCGTCGTCGTCCTCGTCGAGCGGCCACCAGAAGGCGTGCCGATGGTCTCGGCACGGCGAGCCCCCTTCCCGGCCACCAAGCGCTCGACCAGGCCTTCCGCAAACGGCCATCGCGGCGCTGCGGAACTTGTCCGCGACCAGGAGCGTATCGGTCAGCGGAGGCAGCACGGGGCGATGAGCCGTGGCAGTGTTCAGCGTGTAGCGAACGAGATCGACGGTCTCCGACTTGCGAGGGTACGGTTGAGGTTTCGGCCGTGGGACATCGAAGACGGCACGCGGCACAGCATAGTGCACCCAACGCGTCCCGATGGGTCGCTCCAGTCCATCCCTGATGTCCTGACCGGATTCGCGGAGCAGACATCTCAGTACCAATTTCTCGAGAGGTTCGCCGCGCAACATCGACCTGAAGGACTCGATCTCCTTGCGGCTCTTACCGTCGGATCGCTTCGTTCGTGGCAATAGGTCCGCGACTTCCTCCTGAAGCTCCCTGGCGGGCGCGAGCCGGCGTTCAAGAAGGTACTCGCGGTACTCTCTGCCTGCTGGGCTTCGGTGGTTCCCGTCCTCTAGGCATACGCATTCCCAATGGGTCTGACCGGGAACCATGCGATACGTTCCGCTCGCCTCGATCTCTTCGAGCACACAGGTGTGGGCCTCGGCCCGGCACCAGGACTCAGCACGACCAAAATACGTCAAGCGGCCCAGCAGCAGTTGCAGGTCCGAGTGTTGGTGCTCGTCGAGTTCGACGTAAGGCCAGTGAAACAGTGCGGGCTGGTCCTTCCTAAGCGTGGCGAACGTGTCGAACACCGCCGAGCCAGTGTTCTTCACTCTCCCGCCCTCGTGAATAGGGAAGTACTGCCGCGTGTGCCCGCCACTGGCCTTCGGGAGCCAAATCGTGGGCGGTGCGGTGAGCTCATGCAGCAGTCGTCCGAGGCGAGACACTGGGATCTCATCAGAGGCGACATCGGCCATCGCCACCGGTTGAGGCGCTGTCGCCAATTCTCGAAGTCGTTCGAGAGCGTCTGCGAACGTCCCGCTTGGATTGGCAGCCTTCCAAGCGTCTGCCTCGGTATCCGTCATCTGAACCTTCAAAACTAAGATTCGCTTTGCCTTCGAGAAGGTGAGCTTTTTCTTCGCATCTGCCGATACACCCCGCCGACAAAGGGACGCCAACCCGTCGACCGCAACTTTCAGGTCGGGTTTCGATGCTGGCGCATCATCAGGATAGGGAAGGGAAGTCAGACCTCGTCCTGCAACGGCAACGAGCGCTCGAAGTAGCCGCCACTGCGACGGCGGCCACTCGACTCGTCCCTCGCTATGGTGCGTCTGCCAGGGATGCAGGTGCGCCCGCCCGGTCAGAAACCGGATGGAGATGGAGAGGCTCATTACCGAGATCCGTCGTCCTCAGCCCCTGCCATCTTCTTCTGGAGTTTTCTCCGCGCGTCGCTCCACTTTTTCAGCGCCCTCTTTACGATTTCGTGAGCAGGGTTATCCATCTCATCGCCGTCGTCGGCTTCTTTCTTCTCTGGATTCTTTTCCAGAAGTGCTCTTTGATCTTCGTCCGGCCATTCCCCGGTGACAACCAAGGCATTGAAAGTCCCTTTCTTCTTTCCCTTACTCTTGGTGACTTGTTTCACCTCGGCGCGTTCCGTAAATCCATCCAAATCAAAGGCTTCTGCTGTGACATCTTCCGGCAAGGCCTCTTCGCCGCTGACATCGACTGCGTACGTGATAACTGTGACCCCGCGTTGCGCCCACTCATCGCCTTCCGTCATTCCTGGGAAGCAAGCGTCTCGTGCCGCCGTGAACGCGGCCAAGACATCGTCTGAGGACGGCCACGTTCCTTTCCCCTTGCCGAGATCGGCGGGCTTCCCGTCGAGGGTTACGCTCAGCTCGGCAACGTCGAACTCGCAGGCCGTCCTGAGCCGGAGATGTTCATGAACAAACCGGTCGATCTTGTACAACGCCCAGGCCTGAAGGAACCGGTTCTTCGGTTCCTCCAGACCGTATCCCTTCAGTGTGGAAAGGTGGAAGATGAACGATGCCGTGATCGCGTGTGACGTGAACTCCTGTTTGGAATAGGGGATATTGTCCTTGGCCGTCACCTCGCCGCGGTAGACTCCACCCGAGTTTGCCTGATTGGGCGTGGCTGCTTCGATGTACGCCGAAACGAGCCGCGGCAGGCGAATGCGTCCATCGATCTCCTCGAGAAACACGCCGTGCAGGACACAGCCCGGATCGCGTTCGAACATCTCTGGAACCATTTTCCAGATGTGGACTGGCCGCTGCTTGTTGGCTCCCAGCGCTGTTCTGATTTCATCCCTGTACGGCGTGCCGTTTCGCTTCGCTCCGAGTACGTAAGGTGACGCAAGCCGGTGTGGTTCACGAACCGATGACGTGAGAAACGCATTGTTACCGTGACCATCGAGCACCCGCACGTAAGGGACACCTTGGCAGTCAGTGTTGTAGTCTTCTCCCTGAAGACACACCTCTTCCAGTCGGTTCGCCATCGACTGGACGGACTCGATCAGCAGCATGTCCACCAGCTCCGTCCCCCCGGTTTTTGCATCACCGTCGTTCCCTAGGGGGCGAACTCCCTTGTAAAGCGCTGGTCCGAGGTCCGGAAAGCCAGTCGGCTGAAAGCGCCCGCCCGAACCAGGCGCCACCTGTAGGGTTGCTTCTACGAGCAAGCGGGAAGCGGAGTCCAGGGGAGTGAGATCGAGGGGCATGTGCGGTTCTCCTTTCAGCGGTTCGTTTGGGGTCTGATCGCGAGCGCCGCACAGACGCCGGGCTGGCGAACGGGGATGAGCAGCGTGGCGGCAAGTCGCCGGCACTGTTCGAGGTCCATGTCTAACGTCTGTAGGTCGTCGTCAAGCAGCACAGTCGGGTAGCCTTTCGCGCGCAGGCGGCGCGCGCTGAGCTGCGCGGCATCGGAAAGGCGCCCGGCTTGAAGAAGCATGAACACGTCCAGGCAGGATGGCGGAAACGGTTCCTCACCGGTTCGGGGGCTCGTTCGTCCCTCCAGCGGTCGGTGTGGCAGTCGTCCCCCGAGGAAACAGAGCTTCAGCAAGTGGTAGATGCGAGGCAGCTCGAACGCGGCGCGCAGGCTATCCTTCGAAAGTAGCG contains:
- the cas7u gene encoding type I-U CRISPR-associated RAMP protein Csb1/Cas7u, which gives rise to MPLDLTPLDSASRLLVEATLQVAPGSGGRFQPTGFPDLGPALYKGVRPLGNDGDAKTGGTELVDMLLIESVQSMANRLEEVCLQGEDYNTDCQGVPYVRVLDGHGNNAFLTSSVREPHRLASPYVLGAKRNGTPYRDEIRTALGANKQRPVHIWKMVPEMFERDPGCVLHGVFLEEIDGRIRLPRLVSAYIEAATPNQANSGGVYRGEVTAKDNIPYSKQEFTSHAITASFIFHLSTLKGYGLEEPKNRFLQAWALYKIDRFVHEHLRLRTACEFDVAELSVTLDGKPADLGKGKGTWPSSDDVLAAFTAARDACFPGMTEGDEWAQRGVTVITYAVDVSGEEALPEDVTAEAFDLDGFTERAEVKQVTKSKGKKKGTFNALVVTGEWPDEDQRALLEKNPEKKEADDGDEMDNPAHEIVKRALKKWSDARRKLQKKMAGAEDDGSR